The following is a genomic window from Devosia neptuniae.
TTCAGATCGTCATAGCCGAAGCCCATGCGTTCCATCACGCCGGGGCGGAAATTGTTGACGACCACATCGGCGGTCCGCAGCAATTCGAGCACGGCGGCGCGGGCCTCGGGGGCCTTGAGGTCCAGCGCCAGGCTCTTCTTGTTACGGTTGAGCGAGGTGAAGACGGGGTTGTTGAGGCCGTCGGGGTCCGAGCCTAGCGACCAGCGCGACAGGTCGCCAATCTTGGCCTTTTCGACCTTGATCACCTCGGCGCCATAGTCGGCCAGCATCTGGGTGCAGCACGGACCAAGCATGACCTGGGTGAAATCCACGACGCGAATGCCATCGAGCGGAAGAGAACTCATTCTGCAGCCTCCAGAAAGAGGGCGTTGGCGGAGGGTATGTCGCCGGGGTCGGCGCCCTGGGCGCGCAGGCGCTGGCGGATTTCGGCGATGTCGGCATTTCGCACCGTGACGCCGCCATTAAGCGAGACCACGGCAGCAACGCCGGCAGCTTCGCCCATGGCCATGCAGGGCGGGATTTCGCGGCTCGACTTCTGGGCCTGGGGCGTCGCCGAATAGTGGCGACCGGCGACGATGAGCTGGTCGATCTCCTTGGGCAGCATGGAGCGATAAGGCGTGTAGTAATCCCGCCCGCGGCAGATCGTGTCCTCGAAATGCCGGCGGTGCATGACGTCGTCCTTGCTGACGACATAGGCGCCTTCTAGCAGGCGCGTCTGGCGCACGCCGGTCTGCGGCGCAAAGTCCACCACATAGGATTTTTCGAAACCCGGCATGTTCTCACGGGCGAAATCCAGCAGGCGGCCGATACGGGCCCTGCCCTCGAGTTCGGCGGCCGTGAGGTCTTCCACCTTCATGCCGCTCAGCTTGGGCATATGCGGGCAGTTAAGCCAGACAATGCCCGGCAGCGGCGTCTTGAGCCACCAGAAGGACCAGCACCCGCCGATCAGTCGCTTGGCTTCGTGATCGAGCGCCTTGAACTTTTCCGGCTCCTCGCGCTCGAAGCGCTCGGCCGCATCGGTATCAACCCCGCCCCAGCGGGAGACGGTGGTGAGGATGAAATCCGAACTGGTATGGGCCGCACCGGCACTGGCGGCGACGTCGAGGTCGCCAGTCGTGTCGATGACGACACTGCCCATGATGGCCTCGAGCCCCGCCTTGGTCTGGCAGACCACGCCGGTGATCCGGCCATCTTCGACAATGGCGGAGGAGAACCAGCTGTGGAGGCGGATCTTGACCTTGGCGTCGGTCAGCAGGTCGTAGGAGGTCTGCTTGAAGGCGTCGGGATCGAAGGCGGCGGCGTAGCAGACCGGGTGCGGATTGGGATTGCTCTGGACGTGAAAGTCGAACAGGCCCCAGCGCGCCCAGCGTTGCCAGGCTTCCGGCGTGTCCCGGAACTCGATGGTGCGATCATTCTCGCTCGGCACCACGGCCAGACCCTTGCGCTCCATGCGCTCGATCATCTCGACGCAGATGCCTTTGACGGTGATTTCAGCGCCATTGATCATGTCATCGAGCACCAGGACCATGCCACCAGCGGCAAGGCCACCGACATAGGGATAGCGCTCCAAAAGGGTCACGCTGGCGCCGTTGCGGGCGGCCGAGATGGCCGCCGAGATGCCGGCCGGGCCGCCACCGACGACGACGACATCCGACCGATCCACGACATTGACCTGCCGGGACGGCAAAACGATTGGGGATTGCATGATGTAAATTCCTCCTCGCGCCTATTCGGACGCGGCCGGCTTCCACCGGACGATGCGGCTTTCCGCCAATGAAACGAGTGAGAACAGGAGCACGGCGAGCAATGCCGCGATCACCACGGTGGCGTAGAGCAATGCCGAGCGGAAATTGAAGGTGGCGTCGATGATGAGCGCCCCCAGCCCATAGGTGGACCCGATCCATTCGGCGACGATGGCGCCCATGACGCAACTGGTTGCGGCAATGCGCAAAGCTGCGAAGAGGAACGGCAGGGATGCCGGAATGCGCACCTTCCACAGCACCTCATTGGGGCTGGCGGAGAGCACCCGCATCAGGTCCAGCATGGCGGGACTGGCTGACTTGAGCCCCTGAACCATGTTCACCAGCGTGGGGAAAAAAGCAGATCAGCGCCGCAATGATGATCTTGGGGGTGAGGCCATTGCCGAAGATGAGCACCAGGATCGGCGCCAGCGCGATGATCGGGATGGCCTTGACGAAGACCGCCAGCGGATAGACCGCCCGCTCTGCCGTGGGGCTATGCACGAACCAGATGGCCAACAGGATGGCAAACAAGTTGCCGAACACAAAGCCCAGCGCGGCTTCGAGCATGGTCGGCTGGACATTGCGCCAGAGCGTGCCGGCATTTTCGTAAAGTGCCACGGCAATGGCCGTGGGACTGGGCGCCATGAAGGTCGGCACGTTGAAGACGGTTACGCCCACCTGCCAGACGATGAGCAGGCCGGCCGCGGTGAAAATGACCGGCATGCTGCGCTGCAGACCTTCGCCGAAGCGATGGATGAAGCCTTCGTTCGGCTCGACGCCGCTCGCGGCGGGATTGGAGAGTGCGTCGGTCATAGACATTCCTCCAGCATCGAGCGCAGGCGCGCGGTGACGGTGATGAATTCGACGGTGTCGCGAATGGCGAGCGAGCGGCCGGTCGGGAAATCCACCTTCATGAAGTCCTTGACGCGCCCCGGATGCGCCTTGAGCATCAGCACGTGCTGGCCCAGGAACGCGGCCTCCGGAATGGAATGGGTCACGAAGACAATCGTGGTGCCCGTCTCCTGCCAAATGCGCAGCAGTTCTTCGTTGAGCTTGTCGCGAGTGATTTCGTCCAGCGCGCCGAATGGCTCATCCATCAGCAGGATGCGCGGTCTTGTCACCAGCGCCCGGGCAATGGCGACGCGCTGGCGCATGCCACCGGAAAGCTCATGCGGCAAAGCGTTTTCACGCCCGGCGAGGCCCACCATGGCCAGCAGCTTGTGCGGATCGTCAAAGCTGGCACCGGCCTTCTTGCCGACCTCGATCGGCAATCGCACATTGTCGATGACGCTGCGCCAGGGCAGCAAAGTGGCATCCTGGAAGACGAAGGCGAAATCGCGGCCTTCGCGGGCTTGCCGGGGCGAGCGGCCCAGCACCGAAATATCGCCACCGCTGGTGGGCACCAGATCGGCTATGGCCCGCAGCAAGGTGGATTTGCCACAGCCCGAGGGCCCCAGCATGGTGACGAAGCCGCCTTCGGGAATGTCGAGTGACACGTCGGACAGCGCGGTGACTTCGCCCCTGCCCTCGCCGAACCGCACGGAGACGTTTCGGATCGAGATTGCGGGGTGGGTCGCGCTCGTCTCCAGATTCTGTTCCAGTGCTGCCAACATGGTCAGCTCACCGCCTTGCGGGCATCGACAGTGGCGTCGAGCACCGAGAAGGTGACGATGTCGTCGAGCGTGGGCACAGTGCCGGAGAATTGCCCCAGATCGGCATAAGTCTTGATCTGTGCTTCCCAGAGCGCCCGGCTCATGGTGCCCCAGCCATCGGCCTTGGTCGTTTCACCGAAGGAATAATTGGACACAGCCTCGACCGCCAGCAGCTCGGGTGCGCGCTGCATGTTGGGATAGGCCTCCACCAGCATGTCCACGCCCTCTTCGTGGTTGTCGCGCACATAGGCCCAGCCCTTGGCGGCGGCCCGGGTGAAGCGGGCGAGCACGTCGCCATGATTGTCGATCTGGTCGTCGGTGGCGAAATAGACATTGGCGTAGAGTTGCAGCCCCGCATCCCACAGCATCAGCTCGACGGCATCGGGGCCAAGGATCTGCATGGCTTCGACATTGGTGTTCCAGCCGGTCACCACATCGGCCTGACCGGTGAGGAGCTGGTTCATGTCCGCGCCCATATTGACGATGGTAACCTGATCCTCGGCAATGCCATTGGCGGCCAGCAGCGCGCGCAGCAGGATGACGGCGGAGGGCTGGGTGGCGACCGTCTTGCCGATCATGTCCTGCGGCGTGCGGATCGGGTTTTTGCCCAGCGAGAAATAGGAGAAGGGGTGCTTCTGGTAACCCGCGAGGAATGCCTTGATGGGAATGCCAGCCGAGCGCGCCAACATGATGGCGGGGCTGGAAGAGGTCAGGCCCAATTGCGATTGGCCGGCAGCGACGCCGGCAACGCCATCGATATTGGGACCACCGGGAACGATTTCGAGCTCGACGCCTTCCTCGGCAAAGAAACCCTTCTTGATAGCGGCAACTTCACCCAGAATGCCGTTGGAGGCGAGCCAGCCGAGCTGCATGCGCACCTTGGCGACATCCTGCGCCAGACCCGCCTGCACGCCGATCAGGCTATGGGTGGCGGCCAAGCCCGCCAGCGCGGCGGTGCTCTGAATAAAACGGCGACGATTCATCGTAAAAATGGACATGAGCTGCGTTCCCTGTTGCAGTGTCCCCGGCTTTCCCTCTCCGGGTTGTCATCGCGACGTCACCGATGATGGCTCAGGATGCCGTTCTCAAGAAGTTCAAAAATTCGTGGTTTTAATTGCCGAAAAGGCAACGCTCGGAGCAATTTCTGCTTTGTTCGGGGATTAGCGCGCTGTCACGGCCTCGAGCAGCGCCTGTACGAGACGCTGACGCGGCGTACCGCGGCGCCAGACCAGGCCGACATTGCGCTTGGCATTGATCTCTTCGAGCGGCAGGGCCACGATATTGGGACAATGCGGCCAGGGCTTTGGCCAATCGGGCACGATGCCGACGCCCAGGCCCTGATCGACCATCACCGCAATGGCTTCGAGGGCGTCGAGCTCCACCAGGTCACGCGGCACGATGCCGGTGCGCCGAAGATAGATATCGACAAGGCGTCCGCCCCAACTGGCCCGATTATAGCGCAGGAAGGGGTGGGTGCTCAGCAGATCGGCAATGCTGCGGGCGGCCAGTTCGCGATGCGCCAGCAACACCAGCGGCTCGCGGCGGATGGTTTGCCACTGCATGGATTTGGGCATGACGAAGGGCGGCTGCACGATAATGGCCGCATCGAGCTCGCGGGTGCGGACCCGGTCGAACAGATCGGGGCTCGCGCCGGGGGCCAGGACCAGTTCGAGCCGGGGCGCCGATTGGCGCAGGCCGAGCAGCGTCGTGGGCATCATGCCCGTCAGGGCGGTGCTGATGCAGCCCAGCGTGAGGCGGCCGGCGGGTTGATCAGGCTGCGCCGCGATCTGCAGATTGGCGACCTCGCCCAAGATGCGCCGCGCCGGCTCGACCAGTGCGGCCCCGGCACTGGTGGGACTGACGCGCCTGCCGGCCCGCGCCACCAATGGCACGCCGATCTCGGTTTCCAGGGCACGCATTCTCTGGCCAACCGCAGCGGCGGTGATGCCGAGGCGCCGAGCCGCCTCCGCCATCGAGCCCTGCTCGACGACGCACACGAAGGTTTCAAGGAATTGCGTGTCCATCAATAAACATTAGCTATCGTCTCAAGATATGGGAAGACAGTTTTACCCGCTGCAATATGTGTGGATACTGCGCCACACCACTATCCGAGGAATGCCCATGTCCCTGTCCCCGCAAACCAATGGCGTCTACGCCATCGCCGCCACGCCGTTCCACCCCGATGGCGCGCTCGACACCGCTTCGGTCGACAGGCTGACTGATTTCTATGTGCAGTCCGGCGCGACCGGGCTGACCATTCTGGGCATTATGGGCGAGGCGCCCAAGCTCGAGCCGGAGGAATCGCTGCAAATCACCCGGCAGGTGGTGGGCCGGGCCGGTGTGCCCGTCATTGTTGGTGTGTCGGCGCCCGGCTTTGCGGCCATGCGGTCCTTGGCGCGCAATGTCATGGATCTCGGCGCCGCCGGCGTCATGATCGCCCCGCCCCCTGCCCTGCGCACCGACGAGCAGATCGTCACCTATTATGCGCAGGCCGTCGAAGCCATTGGCGAGGACATTCCGTTCGTCATCCAGGATTATCCGCTGACACTGACCGTGGTGATGACCCCCAATGTCATTCGCGCCATCGTCAACAATCATGCCTCCTGCGTCATGCTCAAGCATGAGGATTGGCCGGGACTGGAAAAGATCAGCAAGCTGCGCGGCTTCCAGAAGGCCGGCGAGATGCGCGATATCTCGATCCTCTGCGGCAATGGCGGGCTGTTCCTCGATTTCGAGATGGAACGCGGCGCCGACGGCGCCATGACCGGCTATGCCTTTCCCGACATGCTGATTGATGTCGTCACCATGCAGCAGCGCGGCGAACGCGATGCGGCGCATGACCTGTTCGACGCCCATCTGCCGCTGATGCGCTATGAGCAGCAGCAGGGCGTGGGGCTGGCGGTGCGCAAATATGTGCTGCAGAAACGCGGCGCCATTGCCAGCGATGCCCAGCGCAAACCCGGCAGCAGCCTCACCGCCGCCGCCAAGGCTGAAATCGAATATCTGCTGCAGCGCCTGGCCCGCAAAGATCCGCGTGCGGCGCTGTAATGGCCGCGCCCATTGAGCGAGGGGATAACGGGCGCTGGATCATGCCGGCGCCCATCAATGCGCATGACCATGGCTATGGCATCAGGACGCTCGACTTCGGCGCATTGGACGATGCGCTGGAGCCCTGGATACCGCATATGCGGTTGCGGCCGCGCACCGATCCGTACCTCGAGGCGCTGGTTGGCTTTGCCCGGCTGGCCCGCCAAGGCGTAGGCGCGACGATGCATTGCCACAATTCGCTCAATGCCGACCGCCTGGTGGAAGAAGCACAGGCGGTCTGCCGGGCGGCGGGCGATGTGGGCATCAGGCTGGGGCTGAGCTGCCCTTTGCTCGATTTTGATGCCTGGGCTTATGGCGGCGGGCCGGAGCGGTTGCGGGCCCATATGTCCGCGGATGAGTGGGAACTGGTGGGCGCGACGGCGCCGCACTACCGGCCGATCGAGGAGCAGCTTGCGTCGGTGCGGGCCATCGTCGACACCTGCTCCAGCGATATGGTCAGTGTGCAACTGGGGCCGATCGGGCCGCAATGGTGTTCGGACCGGTTGCTCGAGGCGATCGCGGACCTGTCAGCGGCGACGGGCCTGCGCATTCACATGCATCTGCTGGAAAGTCCCCGCCAGCGGCGCTGGTTGGACCGGCGCTTTCCCCAGGGCGTGCTGACGTTTCTTGATGAAATCGGTTTCCTCTCGCAGCGCCTTAGCGTCGCGCATGGGGTGCAATTACGACCAGCCGAATATGGCTTGATGATCGAGCGGGGCGTGCAACTGGTGTCCAATCCCTCCGCCAATCTGCGGCTGCGTTCGGGCATTGCGCCGGTGGCGGCGGCGCGGCGGGCGGGGCTTGCGGTCGCGGTTGGGCTCGATGGCACGGGGCTTGATGATGACCAGGATTGGTGGCGCGAGTTGCGGCTGTTCCATCTGCTGCATGGCGGCAACGGGCTTGCGCCGGAGTTGAGTCCACAGCAAACCCTGGACCGCGTCTTTGCGGCCGGGCGAACCGTGCTGGGGCTATCAGGCGAAGGTGATGCGGTGGAGTTGGACGGCGCGGCGCTGCTGGCCGATGCCATGTTTGATGACCTCGATCCGGCCAGTGTAATCCTGACGCGGGCGACCGGGCGGCACGTGCTCGACATGAACGTGGCGGGGCAAAGTGTCATCGAGAATGGCGCGCTGGTGCGGGTGGACTACGAAGCGTCCCGACTTGAATTGCGGCAACAGGCGCTGCTGGATCGGCCACGGCTTCTGGCGGAGCGGGAAAGGGTTCGGATCTTGGTCGAGGCGACCCGTCGCTATTATGCCGATTGGGGCTGGTGAGCGGCGACGACGGGGTGGTCGAGCGCCGTCGAGCGCGACTTTTCCCAACCGCCGGGC
Proteins encoded in this region:
- a CDS encoding FAD-dependent oxidoreductase produces the protein MQSPIVLPSRQVNVVDRSDVVVVGGGPAGISAAISAARNGASVTLLERYPYVGGLAAGGMVLVLDDMINGAEITVKGICVEMIERMERKGLAVVPSENDRTIEFRDTPEAWQRWARWGLFDFHVQSNPNPHPVCYAAAFDPDAFKQTSYDLLTDAKVKIRLHSWFSSAIVEDGRITGVVCQTKAGLEAIMGSVVIDTTGDLDVAASAGAAHTSSDFILTTVSRWGGVDTDAAERFEREEPEKFKALDHEAKRLIGGCWSFWWLKTPLPGIVWLNCPHMPKLSGMKVEDLTAAELEGRARIGRLLDFARENMPGFEKSYVVDFAPQTGVRQTRLLEGAYVVSKDDVMHRRHFEDTICRGRDYYTPYRSMLPKEIDQLIVAGRHYSATPQAQKSSREIPPCMAMGEAAGVAAVVSLNGGVTVRNADIAEIRQRLRAQGADPGDIPSANALFLEAAE
- a CDS encoding ABC transporter ATP-binding protein, with amino-acid sequence MLAALEQNLETSATHPAISIRNVSVRFGEGRGEVTALSDVSLDIPEGGFVTMLGPSGCGKSTLLRAIADLVPTSGGDISVLGRSPRQAREGRDFAFVFQDATLLPWRSVIDNVRLPIEVGKKAGASFDDPHKLLAMVGLAGRENALPHELSGGMRQRVAIARALVTRPRILLMDEPFGALDEITRDKLNEELLRIWQETGTTIVFVTHSIPEAAFLGQHVLMLKAHPGRVKDFMKVDFPTGRSLAIRDTVEFITVTARLRSMLEECL
- a CDS encoding ABC transporter substrate-binding protein, giving the protein MSIFTMNRRRFIQSTAALAGLAATHSLIGVQAGLAQDVAKVRMQLGWLASNGILGEVAAIKKGFFAEEGVELEIVPGGPNIDGVAGVAAGQSQLGLTSSSPAIMLARSAGIPIKAFLAGYQKHPFSYFSLGKNPIRTPQDMIGKTVATQPSAVILLRALLAANGIAEDQVTIVNMGADMNQLLTGQADVVTGWNTNVEAMQILGPDAVELMLWDAGLQLYANVYFATDDQIDNHGDVLARFTRAAAKGWAYVRDNHEEGVDMLVEAYPNMQRAPELLAVEAVSNYSFGETTKADGWGTMSRALWEAQIKTYADLGQFSGTVPTLDDIVTFSVLDATVDARKAVS
- a CDS encoding LysR family transcriptional regulator, which produces MDTQFLETFVCVVEQGSMAEAARRLGITAAAVGQRMRALETEIGVPLVARAGRRVSPTSAGAALVEPARRILGEVANLQIAAQPDQPAGRLTLGCISTALTGMMPTTLLGLRQSAPRLELVLAPGASPDLFDRVRTRELDAAIIVQPPFVMPKSMQWQTIRREPLVLLAHRELAARSIADLLSTHPFLRYNRASWGGRLVDIYLRRTGIVPRDLVELDALEAIAVMVDQGLGVGIVPDWPKPWPHCPNIVALPLEEINAKRNVGLVWRRGTPRQRLVQALLEAVTAR
- a CDS encoding dihydrodipicolinate synthase family protein, producing MSLSPQTNGVYAIAATPFHPDGALDTASVDRLTDFYVQSGATGLTILGIMGEAPKLEPEESLQITRQVVGRAGVPVIVGVSAPGFAAMRSLARNVMDLGAAGVMIAPPPALRTDEQIVTYYAQAVEAIGEDIPFVIQDYPLTLTVVMTPNVIRAIVNNHASCVMLKHEDWPGLEKISKLRGFQKAGEMRDISILCGNGGLFLDFEMERGADGAMTGYAFPDMLIDVVTMQQRGERDAAHDLFDAHLPLMRYEQQQGVGLAVRKYVLQKRGAIASDAQRKPGSSLTAAAKAEIEYLLQRLARKDPRAAL
- a CDS encoding amidohydrolase family protein; amino-acid sequence: MAAPIERGDNGRWIMPAPINAHDHGYGIRTLDFGALDDALEPWIPHMRLRPRTDPYLEALVGFARLARQGVGATMHCHNSLNADRLVEEAQAVCRAAGDVGIRLGLSCPLLDFDAWAYGGGPERLRAHMSADEWELVGATAPHYRPIEEQLASVRAIVDTCSSDMVSVQLGPIGPQWCSDRLLEAIADLSAATGLRIHMHLLESPRQRRWLDRRFPQGVLTFLDEIGFLSQRLSVAHGVQLRPAEYGLMIERGVQLVSNPSANLRLRSGIAPVAAARRAGLAVAVGLDGTGLDDDQDWWRELRLFHLLHGGNGLAPELSPQQTLDRVFAAGRTVLGLSGEGDAVELDGAALLADAMFDDLDPASVILTRATGRHVLDMNVAGQSVIENGALVRVDYEASRLELRQQALLDRPRLLAERERVRILVEATRRYYADWGW